The following proteins come from a genomic window of Pocillopora verrucosa isolate sample1 chromosome 6, ASM3666991v2, whole genome shotgun sequence:
- the LOC136282058 gene encoding uncharacterized protein: protein MSEMVDIIPTLEMDMAFFVVHAHECVLSINEDGAGFGYAKIYRALLKATGGDVIIVFGGDNKYKGEDEEERAVISRWAKRKVFSQFGEEYLDGRKSFIFSWNKQHRAVHEQALLHHFDPNKKGQKFEYQTDQRKEQPEAATPPPSRLKEVIPPFRRCFSLSGEQQYESEPPLKPESSLRHYEAVTGAREIKEWKTLDSRAEGSNISRKKASTTTATNQGAGSEEIFRPRTGETIELSILGCNLSRESEDDAKKVFANILPSLHLSKDTFVGNLPITKVEEYLKDFHFKLSVLVVDGYTVRDGCDDESSKELQRLVRLAVDKVVEKVIILVCNGQSTTDTYNEFIGQINKLEKTFVATVNNGIVAVDLDTLYNVLNLPMTRSTPNAQSISQEQDVNAYSLSTYSCNVSGNYPQRISSERKSIDEMSAQNSQQLVLWTQSSERPPPVVVLRSFVRHGEISYREEDLQIGDPEFQVPGDIQKWLFHSFWNKPPVGVRVIKLSNGSTECYVDHNLKQFTLDEEIQLDTGKKLLLKTRVRKGEVSFEDNDVKYKYRNNCIPEYIIDDLQMKKADGDLYISLHDSDKFEAIIKGSGK from the exons GTGGAGATGTCATCATCGTTTTTGGGGGAGATAACAAATACAAGGGCGAAGACGAAGAGGAACGTGCGGTTATTTCACGTTGGGCGAAAAGGAAAGTTTTCTCACAGTTTGGCGAAGAGTATCTTGATGGCAGAAAGAGCTTTATCTTCTCTTGGAACAAACAACATCGAGCGGTTCACGAACAAGCTCTGCTGCATCACTTTGACCCAAACAAGAAAGGACAGAAGTTCGAATATCAGACGGATCAGCGAAAGGAACAACCAGAGGCAGCAACACCACCGCCATCAAGATTGAAGGAGGTGATACCTCCGTTTCGTAGATGTTTTTCCTTGTCAGGCGAACAACAATATGAATCAGAGCCGCCACTTAAACCAGAAAGTTCCCTGCGTCACTATGAAGCTGTAACTGGTGCAAGGGAGATCAAAGAATGGAAGACTCTTGATAGTAGAGCCGAGGGCAGCAATATTTCGAGGAAGAAGGCAAGCACAACAACCGCTACTAATCAAGGAGCCGGGTCTGAGGAAATTTTTCGTCCACGTACCGGAGAAACTATTG AATTGTCGATTCTTGGCTGCAATCTGTCACGTGAGTCTGAGGATGAtgcgaaaaaagtttttgcaaacATTCTTCCCAGCCTTCACTTGTCAAAGGATACTTTTGTTGGCAACCTTCCAATCACCAAAGTTGAAGAATATTTGAAGGATTTTCACTTCAAACTCTCTGTGTTGGTGGTGGACGGTTATACCGTGAGGGATGGTTGTGACGATGAAAGTTCAAAGGAATTACAGCGACTTGTAAGACTTGCAGTGGATAAAGTCG ttGAAAAAGTCATTATCTTGGTTTGCAATGGGCAATCAACAACAGATACATACAATGAGTTTATTGGGCAAATCAATAAACTAGAGAAAACGTTTGTTGCAACAGTAAACAATGGAATAGTGGCCGTAGATCTAGATACTTTGTACAATGTTTTGAATCTTCCGATGACACGTTCTACGCCAAATGCACAGTCTATCTCTCAAGAACAGGATGTAAACGCTTACTCGTTGTCCACATATTCATGCAACGTAAGCGGAAACTATCCTCAAAGGATTTCCTCAGAAAGGAAAAGCATTGATGAGATGAGTGCTCAAAATAGTCAGCAGCTGGTCCTGTGGACACAGTCCTCAGAAAGACCCCCTCCTGTTGTTGTCCTAAGAAGTTTCGTTCGTCACGGAGAGATATCTTATCGGGAAGAGGACCTTCAAATAGGGGACCCTGAATTTCAAGTTCCTGGTGACATCCAAAAGTGGCTGTTTCACAGTTTCTGGAACAAACCTCCAGTTGGAGTAAGAGTCATTAAGCTCAGTAATGGGTCAACTGAGTGTTATGTTGATcacaatttgaaacaatttacgTTGGATGAGGAAATACAGCTTGATACtggaaaaaagcttttattaaaaACTCGTGTTCGCAAAGGAGAGGTATCGTTTGAAGACAACGATGTAAAGTATAAATATAGAAATAACTGTATCCCTGAATACATTATCGATGATCTACAAATGAAGAAGGCTGATGGTGACTTGTACATCAGTTTACATGACTCAGACAAATTTGAAGCTATTATAAAAGGAAGTGGAAAATAG